A window from Drosophila yakuba strain Tai18E2 chromosome 3L, Prin_Dyak_Tai18E2_2.1, whole genome shotgun sequence encodes these proteins:
- the LOC6534867 gene encoding uncharacterized protein C16orf52 homolog A, which translates to MDKLTTISATLFMAADVFAIVSLALPDWIITESGTGDIRLGLMWTCMTLYNRPQVCYTPELQPEWLIALICIFVGCICVTTTVILLASSSCNRNVIPYARWVGFTAMVLFCMAAVVFPLGFHVEEIGGQAYQLPNTFKIGISYIMFVLALWITVVSELFAGKVCLPHF; encoded by the exons ATGGACAAACTAACTACAATTAGTGCCACGCTTTTCATGGCAGCCGATGTGTTTGCGATTGTGAGTCTGGCGCTGCCGGATTGGATCATCACGGAGTCCGGAACGG GTGACATCCGATTGGGACTGATGTGGACCTGCATGACGCTATATAACCGACCCCAGGTGTGCTATACTCCCGAACTACAACCGGAATGGCTCATTGCACTGATCTGCATCTTTGTGGGCTGCATTTGCGTGACCACCACCGTGATCCTGCTGGCATCGTCCTCCTGCAACCGGAATGTGATTCCCTACGCCCGCTGGGTGGGATTCACGGCCATGGTGCTGTTCTGCATGGCGGCCGTCGTCTTCCCGCTGGGATTCCACGTAGAGGAGATCGGCGGACAGGCCTACCAGTTGCCCAACACATTCAAGATTGGCATTTCCTACATCATGTTCGTCCTGGCCCTGTGGATCACCGTCGTTTCCGAGCTCTTTGCCGGCAAGGTCTGCCTGCCGCACTTCTAG
- the LOC6534865 gene encoding trichohyalin, with product MVVSESESEFLSESEPQPMSKRQAAIDGNLENLLNTRADEEDTELSPESKGNPEGTNQEVNSPGNAEHLKVNQENIKSPAKEDTTRPLVLEERHSLSIAETKKRRESVFSNELLFIPKELARSELQQRTRTLSRYAKNREYHLRMLKFPVGSGRPRYVAKKMKEACHPRYKECGNYPETTSIKDEEFIDEPLVVFQNAREVPLNMPDLEAEIGRKDQLCDDEEINIMLYDFVKEEVQSDSDADSDSEKINRKILQSQRESVIRTSSSKRQHYPYFSWHNPDREYGDLKAEIREPWKREPEIQVGCCEESSSHLAECKTEVEEEVVMEADIEVEDQENHIQELVSPERVEPPSDEEPQLPQQPQAASTQSQLTHEVRPAVAEVPVQDLAPVRSGSPEDFGQTTLRQQLIHHIVQPNVCNEQAYQSITCNNNAVDRVNQNLRPHPLVDASGAHEAALQWHPQNAENYSNQNQVFHKQQLHIQNPQYLQHPFKLPATQQQHEAILQQQQQAAEENLQQLRAMYQRIKSREKDQLHHLGKSLKKILDERLICERKHAEEKRLYLLKMEQFKKVEEKLKLDREQLQRQLRSDLTTLELRMADQQRQLEEKALAWSWQHQHQQRLQQQQQQQHLQRQHLLIQQQQQPQPQQQQQQQHFVHQEPHMNPEAYMMQQHSFLCDPSYIYPTAYQESVVYQQRIQAYHEQQNYHAAESRTTAIELQRRLLLPPPPYCQSSSRTCTEVGPPSRKVRRSRTGISEQGSDPYPRQVRSPLPPAAQILPIHRNPHAQPPEPRNDHFGMNSVMNNYVANFMNVQADR from the exons ATGGTCGTGTCCGAATCAGAATCCGAGTTTCTGTCTGAGTCCGAACCACAACCTATGAGTAAGCGCCAGGCAGCTATCGACGG AAATCTTGAAAATTTGCTCAATACTCGTGCTGATGAAGAGGACACTGAATTGAGCCCTGAAAGCAAAGGTAATCCAGAAGGTACCAACCAAGAAGTTAATAGTCCGGGTAATGCAGAACATCTAAAGGTCaatcaagaaaatattaaaagtccAGCAAAGGAAGATACCACTAGACCTCTTGTCCTCGAGGAAAGACACTCGCTGTCCAT AGCTGAAACAAAAAAGCGCAGAGAGAGTGTATTCTCCAACGAACTACTGTTCATACCCAAAGAACTCGCGCGCAGTGAACTTCAGCAGCGCACAAGGACACTAAGTAGATACGCCAAAAATCGGGAATACCATCTGCGAATGCTGAAATTTCCGGTTGGATCGGGTCGCCCTCGATACGTGGCCAAGAAAATGAAGGAGGCATGTCACCCGAGATACAAAGAATGCGGCAATTATCCCGAAACTACCAGCATTAAGGACGAAGAATTCATTGATGAGCCACTCGTAGTGTTTCAAAATGCTAGGGAGGTACCCCTAAACATGCCCGATTTGGAAGCGGAAATTGGGAGAAAGGACCAACTATGTGATGATGAAGAAATTAACATTATGCTGTACGACTTTGTCAAGGAGGAAGTTCAGTCTGATTCGGATGCGGATTCCGATTCGGAAAAGATTAACCGAAAAATCCTCCAGAGCCAGCGTGAAAGTGTTATACGAACTAGCAGCTCAAAGCGCCAGCACTATCCCTACTTTTCCTGGCACAATCCGGATCGGGAGTATGGGGATTTGAAGGCAGAGATTAGGGAGCCATGGAAAAGGGAGCCGGAAATCCAAGTGGGCTGCTGTGAGGAGAGTAGTTCACATCTCGCAGAGTGCAAGACGGAAGTGGAGGAGGAAGTGGTCATGGAAGCGGACATAGAGGTGGAGGACCAAGAGAACCATATCCAGGAACTAGTAAGTCCTGAACGGGTTGAACCACCATCAGATGAGGAGCCTCAGTTACCTCAGCAACCACAGGCAGCTTCCACGCAGAGCCAGTTAACCCACGAAGTGCGTCCGGCAGTTGCTGAAGTGCCTGTACAAGACCTGGCTCCCGTAAGATCGGGATCCCCTGAAGATTTTGGGCAAACAACACTACGTCAGCAGTTAATTCATCACATTGTGCAACCGAATGTCTGCAACGAGCAAGCATACCAATCCATCACTTGCAACAATAACGCCGTCGATCGAGTCAATCAAAATCTCAGACCACATCCGCTTGTAGATGCTTCCGGAGCCCACGAGGCAGCCCTCCAATGGCATCCGCAAAACGCTGAGAACTACTCGAACCAAAATCAGGTATTCcacaagcagcagctgcacatCCAAAATCCACAATACCTGCAACATCCATTCAAACTGCCAGCAACTCAACAGCAGCATGAAGCTAttttgcagcaacaacagcaagcaGCGGAGGAGAACTTGCAGCAGTTGAGGGCCATGTACCAACGGATCAAGAGCCGCGAGAAGGATCAACTGCATCACCTAGGCAAGTCCTTGAAGAAGATCCTGGATGAGCGACTGATCTGCGAGCGGAAGCATGCGGAGGAGAAGCGATTGTATTTGCTCAAAATGGAGCAATTCAAGAAAGTGGAGGAGAAACTGAAGTTGGACAGggagcaactgcagcgccAACTGAGATCCGATCTGACAACTCTGGAGCTGAGAATGGCTGACCAGCAGCgccagctggaggagaaggcTTTGGCCTGGTCCtggcagcaccagcaccagcagcgactgcagcagcagcagcagcagcaacatttgcAGCGGCAACATTTGCTGattcaacagcaacagcaaccacaaccgcagcagcagcagcaacaacagcactTTGTGCATCAGGAACCCCATATGAACCCGGAGGCCTATATGATGCAGCAACACTCCTTCCTGTGCGACCCATCATACATATACCCAACTGCCTATCAGGAGTCAGTGGTGTATCAGCAGCGCATCCAAGCCTACCATGAGCAGCAGAACTACCATGCGGCAGAGTCGCGTACCACAGCCATTGAGTTGCAGAGAAGATTGCTCCTTCCGCCACCTCCGTATTGCCAATCTAGCAGCAGGACCTGCACCGAAGTTGGCCCCCCCTCCCGAAAAGTGAGGCGTAGTCGCACAGGGATTTCCGAGCAGGGGTCGGATCCTTATCCTCGCCAGGTGAGAAGTCCCTTGCCACCCGCTGCACAGATCTTGCCCATTCACAGGAACCCGCATGCCCAGCCCCCTGAGCCCAGAAACGACCACTTCGGAATGAACTCTGTGATGAACAATTACGTGGCTAATTTTATGAACGTGCAGGCTGATCGataa